One segment of Radiobacillus kanasensis DNA contains the following:
- a CDS encoding PadR family transcriptional regulator, which produces MIRSDIIRGHLESIILRLVYEQDRYGYEISKEISIRTKDRFQIKEATLYAVFQRLEKKELIESYVGDFSQGGKRKYYRITTLGKAYLKEMVEEWKETKEIIDLFMEGLQ; this is translated from the coding sequence ATGATTAGAAGCGATATCATTCGCGGCCATTTGGAATCCATTATTCTCCGGCTCGTCTACGAACAAGATCGTTATGGCTATGAAATTTCCAAGGAGATCAGTATTCGAACAAAGGATCGATTCCAAATTAAAGAAGCCACCCTTTATGCGGTTTTTCAGCGATTGGAGAAGAAGGAATTAATTGAGTCTTATGTAGGTGATTTTTCGCAAGGGGGCAAAAGAAAATATTACCGAATCACAACGCTCGGAAAAGCTTATCTCAAAGAAATGGTAGAGGAATGGAAAGAAACGAAAGAAATTATCGATTTATTTATGGAGGGTTTACAATGA
- the bioD gene encoding dethiobiotin synthase, which yields MTGVFITATSKDIGKTVLTTCLTYALNKKGIDTVPYKPVQCGAVQKGERWVSPDVEVYRNVYQPEEELNTYLYKPQFSPHLAAQLANNPIDPKKIVAQYKKLKQDHEFVLVEGSGGLAVPLIDEFYGNAELVKDLNLPLIIVASAKVGTLNHTAMTVTYAKSKNIDVKGIILNNYPENPSEGIKENPLMLEKMTGIPVIGIVPQIENVESKLKDLATLDRMTANIDLDYIVK from the coding sequence ATGACTGGAGTATTCATAACAGCAACGAGTAAAGATATTGGGAAGACAGTGTTGACCACTTGTTTGACCTACGCACTGAATAAAAAAGGAATAGACACAGTTCCATACAAGCCTGTTCAATGTGGAGCTGTTCAAAAAGGGGAGAGGTGGGTGTCTCCTGATGTAGAAGTGTATCGTAATGTTTATCAACCAGAGGAAGAACTAAATACTTACTTATACAAACCACAATTCTCTCCGCATCTTGCTGCTCAATTGGCGAACAATCCAATCGATCCCAAAAAGATTGTTGCTCAATATAAAAAACTGAAACAAGACCACGAATTTGTTTTAGTAGAAGGCTCGGGCGGTCTTGCTGTGCCTCTGATTGATGAGTTTTATGGCAATGCGGAACTGGTCAAAGATCTGAACCTCCCTCTCATTATTGTCGCTTCCGCTAAAGTAGGGACCTTAAATCATACAGCGATGACCGTAACCTATGCCAAAAGTAAAAACATAGATGTGAAAGGGATTATTCTGAATAACTATCCAGAAAATCCATCCGAAGGAATTAAAGAGAACCCTTTAATGCTTGAAAAAATGACTGGAATTCCTGTGATTGGAATCGTGCCTCAGATTGAAAACGTAGAATCCAAATTAAAAGACTTAGCAACACTTGATCGAATGACAGCAAATATTGATTTAGATTACATAGTGAAATAA
- a CDS encoding ABC transporter permease — MRSFIKKDLLLFWRDRKELITILVLPIVLVVILNFAFAGLFGNDEEPSMDLHVAIVNQDDETKSMAQLKEKLIEDASLGEAEAEDLVAKASQISPVPMLFDYLNSDELKELVTVHKLGEEEAIAKVEEGDLDGILVIPDGFTVDSLYAAFVGESPTTSLKYKMEKETTNNSTLYQIIQGFTEQLNYQFALQELAGSMQMEVTLPEGGFEKVGSGESFTLTQYFTIAMGALFTLFLAATVATKAGVEVRQQVFHRILLTNSNPMLFLIGKMVSTFCLVWLQVMFVFILSHFLLDVFPGRSVTFWSGAVGMIALLSLAIAGLAAVFTSILLRMSNIDAANGIFMMVILLFGVIGGNFVPIYILPNWLQQIGEWTPNGLFLVILTDWVQVEDFSSIVRPSLILIGFFLLCTVVSFILYPKRGKA; from the coding sequence ATGCGGAGCTTTATAAAAAAGGATTTGTTATTGTTTTGGCGTGACCGGAAGGAGCTTATTACGATACTTGTGCTTCCTATCGTCTTAGTAGTGATATTAAATTTTGCATTTGCTGGTTTATTCGGTAATGATGAGGAACCATCCATGGATTTACATGTAGCGATCGTAAACCAGGATGACGAAACAAAGTCCATGGCACAATTGAAAGAGAAGCTGATCGAAGATGCCTCGTTAGGAGAAGCAGAAGCGGAGGATTTAGTAGCCAAAGCAAGCCAGATAAGCCCTGTTCCAATGCTATTCGATTACCTTAACAGTGATGAATTGAAAGAATTGGTGACCGTTCATAAGCTCGGGGAAGAAGAGGCAATAGCTAAAGTCGAAGAGGGTGATTTAGACGGTATCCTCGTTATACCAGATGGCTTTACCGTTGATAGTTTATATGCTGCTTTTGTAGGAGAATCTCCCACTACGTCGCTGAAATATAAGATGGAAAAAGAAACGACTAACAACAGTACTTTATACCAAATCATCCAAGGGTTTACGGAACAGTTAAATTATCAGTTTGCCCTACAGGAATTAGCAGGCAGTATGCAAATGGAAGTAACACTTCCCGAGGGTGGTTTTGAGAAAGTAGGATCAGGGGAAAGCTTCACACTTACTCAATATTTTACGATTGCGATGGGGGCATTGTTTACCTTATTCCTGGCAGCAACAGTAGCAACTAAAGCAGGGGTGGAAGTGAGACAACAGGTATTCCATCGGATTTTATTGACGAATAGTAATCCAATGCTATTTTTAATAGGGAAAATGGTGTCAACGTTCTGCTTAGTTTGGTTACAAGTGATGTTTGTATTTATATTGTCTCACTTTTTGTTAGACGTATTTCCGGGTCGTTCCGTGACCTTTTGGTCTGGCGCCGTGGGAATGATTGCTTTGCTTTCTTTGGCGATTGCTGGATTAGCAGCTGTTTTCACAAGTATTTTACTAAGAATGTCTAATATTGATGCAGCAAACGGGATATTTATGATGGTGATTCTACTGTTTGGTGTGATCGGAGGGAATTTCGTTCCTATTTATATATTACCAAATTGGCTACAACAAATTGGTGAATGGACACCAAACGGCCTATTTTTAGTGATATTAACGGACTGGGTCCAAGTTGAGGACTTTTCTTCCATCGTTAGACCGAGTCTGATACTAATAGGATTCTTTTTACTATGTACCGTTGTTAGTTTCATCTTATATCCAAAAAGGGGGAAAGCGTAG
- a CDS encoding coiled-coil domain-containing protein encodes MRRIRKILLVFATIILVMPSLLVSAASNDGKSGEDASQEKGKVSSKDEVVYAKLNATGERQEIYVVNILDIEKAGEIADYGSYSNLKNLTDLSPLELKDNRVTFQAPEGKFYYQGNINQEPLPWDISISYFLDGKEISPEELAGKDGHVEIQIATSANEKVDPVFFKNYLLQISLSLPLDIYSNIQSPDGMLANAGKNTQVTFTVMPGKEGELVLEADVVDFELEGIDISAIPSSMPIDAPDVDDMTGDMETLTDAIKGVNNGVAELEDGVSELNNGVQELRNGSKEYRNGISAIDASSSELVNGSDSLKQALEKMSASLANSSAEMGLGDLKKLEDGLVQAAGGLRKTSDELSALKQKYASAYNELNKAMEDIPAYEISEDEISELRNSVDHAALEKLIKTYEAVGAAKDTYSDVKGDFDVVAITLEQVSGSLLKMANQFDTMAKGLSSTQGDMDAAGSIAQLQEGISQLASQYGTFHSGLVEYAGGVSKLSSSYTELDNGIANLSEGTGELENGVSELHDGTAELYESTSDLPEQMKKEVDQMMAEYDKSDFEPVSFVSPKNDKVNSVQFVFKTESIKQEEKEETEKPEEEEKSFWARLKDLF; translated from the coding sequence ATGAGGAGAATAAGAAAGATCCTACTTGTCTTTGCAACGATCATTTTGGTGATGCCGTCCTTACTTGTCTCGGCTGCCTCAAATGACGGTAAATCAGGGGAAGATGCGTCCCAGGAGAAAGGGAAGGTTTCCTCAAAGGATGAAGTGGTCTATGCGAAGCTAAATGCCACTGGTGAAAGACAGGAAATCTATGTTGTAAACATATTAGATATAGAAAAAGCGGGTGAAATCGCTGATTATGGTTCGTATTCTAATCTGAAAAACTTAACAGATTTATCTCCATTAGAACTAAAAGACAACAGAGTGACGTTCCAGGCTCCAGAGGGGAAATTTTATTATCAAGGGAATATCAATCAAGAACCGTTGCCTTGGGATATTTCTATTTCCTATTTTCTAGATGGAAAAGAAATTTCCCCTGAAGAGCTTGCTGGAAAAGACGGGCATGTAGAAATTCAGATTGCAACATCTGCTAATGAAAAAGTAGATCCCGTATTTTTTAAAAACTATTTATTACAGATCTCTCTTTCTCTTCCTTTAGATATTTACAGCAATATTCAGTCTCCTGACGGGATGCTTGCCAATGCGGGAAAGAACACACAAGTCACGTTTACTGTGATGCCTGGAAAAGAAGGTGAGCTAGTTCTGGAAGCTGATGTAGTCGACTTCGAGCTGGAAGGTATCGACATTTCGGCGATTCCATCTTCTATGCCGATTGATGCACCAGATGTGGACGATATGACAGGGGACATGGAAACCTTAACGGATGCTATTAAAGGGGTTAATAATGGGGTCGCAGAATTAGAAGATGGGGTTTCAGAACTAAACAATGGAGTACAGGAGCTACGAAACGGTTCTAAGGAATATAGGAACGGAATTTCCGCCATTGATGCTTCTTCTTCCGAGTTGGTAAACGGCTCCGATAGTCTTAAGCAAGCGTTGGAGAAGATGAGTGCTTCTCTTGCTAACAGCTCCGCAGAAATGGGGCTCGGCGATTTGAAAAAGCTAGAAGATGGACTTGTTCAAGCTGCAGGTGGACTAAGAAAAACTTCAGATGAATTATCTGCTTTGAAACAAAAGTATGCATCTGCTTACAATGAATTAAACAAAGCAATGGAAGATATTCCAGCTTATGAGATTTCGGAAGACGAAATCAGTGAGCTTAGAAACAGTGTAGACCATGCTGCATTGGAAAAATTGATTAAAACATATGAAGCTGTAGGTGCTGCAAAAGACACTTATTCGGATGTAAAGGGAGACTTTGATGTAGTAGCAATAACTTTAGAGCAAGTTAGTGGATCCCTTCTAAAGATGGCTAACCAATTTGATACTATGGCAAAAGGGCTGTCATCTACTCAGGGAGACATGGATGCTGCTGGTTCAATTGCTCAATTGCAAGAAGGAATAAGTCAATTAGCTTCTCAATATGGGACGTTCCATTCAGGGTTAGTCGAGTACGCTGGAGGTGTAAGCAAATTATCTAGTTCGTACACGGAGTTAGACAATGGAATTGCAAATCTGTCTGAAGGAACAGGTGAATTGGAGAATGGAGTAAGTGAGCTTCATGATGGAACGGCTGAACTCTATGAGTCTACGAGTGATTTACCTGAACAGATGAAAAAAGAGGTTGACCAAATGATGGCGGAATATGATAAATCTGATTTTGAACCCGTATCCTTTGTTTCACCGAAGAATGATAAAGTCAATTCGGTCCAATTTGTCTTCAAAACAGAAAGTATTAAACAAGAAGAAAAAGAAGAGACCGAAAAACCTGAAGAAGAAGAAAAAAGCTTCTGGGCTCGTTTGAAGGATTTATTTTAA
- a CDS encoding permease prefix domain 1-containing protein, protein MKKLKQHVDYLFSNIPDNEENNAMKQEVLENLEEKVFDLMEQGKSEEDAINKAIVDFGDMEDLKRELGEMEPEPETKNNRKINLMYSIWGSALIIGLLVFINFYYSPNEIWFVYPTFGVLWWPLSAYFSWLRSK, encoded by the coding sequence ATGAAAAAATTAAAACAGCACGTCGACTATTTGTTTAGCAATATTCCAGATAATGAAGAAAATAACGCCATGAAACAAGAGGTGTTAGAAAACCTGGAAGAAAAAGTATTCGATCTAATGGAGCAAGGAAAATCGGAAGAGGATGCGATTAATAAAGCGATTGTCGACTTCGGGGACATGGAAGACTTAAAAAGAGAATTGGGCGAAATGGAACCAGAACCAGAAACAAAAAACAACAGGAAGATAAACCTTATGTATTCCATTTGGGGAAGCGCACTCATTATCGGACTTCTTGTGTTCATTAATTTCTACTATTCACCAAACGAGATATGGTTTGTCTATCCAACATTCGGTGTTCTTTGGTGGCCATTATCAGCCTACTTTTCTTGGTTACGTTCTAAATAG
- a CDS encoding sensor histidine kinase — translation MKKTYFIWLSLQCVVWVLALLEVPSYLNTGQLVSACVFFIILFILPLLTEKTVIQTVLFCTQSLATIVIFYPIEGVWNPYVFLIHVLIIAEAVFYLSRLKSLVVMGVQLGSTTWILMKSSATISTLAWFAVLYLFIVTALLYHQVVHKRETVLQKKNDALLYEYRRMKRLLVTEEEQARQDERMLIGNEIHDSVGHKLTALLMQMEAFRLTAAEKDKEKIKTLKVLAEQSLDETRRAVKSFKQTEVGGLQGVIRLIRKLEMESFMKINFSVKYGAFATPLTGEQSFAIYRAVQEALTNIMKHSSTREAQVLFESPGGSIFRFEVANLTTTTIFYQEGYGLKAMRDRLEKVGGSLEIDHDERQFIVRGSISLTERGGDFDKGVTSRRPSDGAPRLEGND, via the coding sequence ATGAAGAAAACGTATTTTATTTGGCTCTCTCTCCAATGTGTTGTGTGGGTACTAGCTTTATTAGAAGTCCCGTCATACTTAAATACAGGACAACTAGTGAGTGCTTGCGTATTTTTTATCATATTATTTATTTTGCCATTACTTACTGAGAAAACGGTGATTCAAACCGTATTATTCTGTACGCAATCACTGGCCACAATCGTTATTTTTTATCCTATAGAAGGTGTGTGGAACCCATATGTGTTCCTCATCCATGTGTTAATTATTGCGGAAGCTGTTTTTTACCTCTCCCGTTTGAAAAGCTTAGTTGTGATGGGAGTTCAACTAGGGAGTACCACGTGGATCTTAATGAAATCTTCTGCCACTATTTCTACGTTAGCTTGGTTTGCTGTTTTGTATCTATTCATAGTCACCGCATTGTTATATCATCAAGTGGTACATAAACGAGAAACAGTGTTACAAAAAAAGAATGATGCCTTACTATATGAATATAGAAGGATGAAAAGGTTGCTTGTGACAGAGGAAGAGCAGGCAAGACAGGATGAGCGAATGCTTATTGGCAATGAAATACATGATTCAGTTGGTCATAAACTTACAGCCTTGTTAATGCAAATGGAGGCTTTCCGGTTAACTGCAGCCGAAAAGGATAAAGAGAAAATTAAAACGCTAAAAGTGCTAGCTGAACAAAGCTTAGACGAAACAAGACGAGCTGTAAAATCCTTTAAGCAAACAGAAGTAGGCGGACTACAAGGGGTCATTCGGTTAATTCGTAAATTAGAAATGGAAAGCTTTATGAAAATTAACTTTTCTGTTAAGTATGGAGCATTTGCTACACCATTAACAGGGGAACAGTCCTTTGCCATATATCGTGCGGTACAAGAAGCGCTGACCAATATTATGAAGCATAGCTCTACAAGAGAAGCGCAAGTCTTATTTGAATCACCAGGTGGAAGTATATTTCGCTTTGAAGTAGCCAACCTTACAACAACTACTATCTTTTACCAAGAGGGGTATGGATTGAAAGCGATGCGAGATCGATTAGAAAAAGTGGGTGGCTCCTTGGAAATCGATCATGATGAGCGCCAATTTATAGTAAGGGGTAGCATAAGTTTAACAGAAAGGGGTGGGGACTTTGATAAAGGTGTTACTAGCAGAAGACCAAGTGATGGTGCGCCAAGGCTTGAAGGCAATGATTGA
- a CDS encoding 5-formyltetrahydrofolate cyclo-ligase, with translation MTTKQEIRERKWNYLTENKLGRFPFPLQNRIPNFKGAELAARLVTSMPEYQNAKVIKVNPDSPQLPIRAQVLKDGKVLLVPTPRLKAGFIMVNPEWVPSGEERRAASLSHIKSYGKEVPLTEIPNIDLFVVGSVALHRDGRRIGKGEGYADREYAIMRELGNPDVPVIGTVHSAQLTDADVPRDAFDLSVDWIATETELMETNTPYEKPDGIKWELVTEEELDEMPVLREIRELTKG, from the coding sequence ATGACAACGAAACAAGAAATTCGTGAAAGGAAATGGAACTATTTAACGGAGAATAAATTAGGGAGGTTTCCATTCCCTTTGCAAAATCGTATTCCAAACTTTAAAGGGGCAGAGCTTGCAGCACGGTTGGTAACATCTATGCCAGAATATCAGAATGCCAAAGTGATTAAAGTAAATCCGGATTCCCCTCAATTACCGATTAGGGCCCAAGTTTTAAAAGATGGAAAAGTGTTACTCGTTCCAACACCTAGACTTAAGGCAGGGTTTATCATGGTGAATCCAGAGTGGGTTCCGAGTGGGGAAGAAAGAAGAGCCGCTAGTCTTTCCCATATAAAATCCTATGGAAAAGAAGTTCCTCTTACGGAGATTCCCAACATTGACTTATTTGTCGTTGGATCTGTTGCTTTGCATAGAGATGGTCGAAGAATTGGAAAAGGGGAAGGGTATGCGGATAGGGAGTATGCCATAATGAGAGAACTCGGGAATCCAGATGTTCCTGTGATAGGTACGGTTCACAGTGCTCAATTAACCGATGCAGATGTGCCGAGAGATGCCTTTGATTTATCGGTAGATTGGATTGCAACGGAAACCGAACTCATGGAAACAAACACTCCTTACGAGAAGCCGGACGGAATCAAATGGGAGCTTGTAACGGAAGAAGAACTGGATGAAATGCCTGTGTTGAGGGAAATACGAGAGCTTACAAAAGGGTGA
- a CDS encoding phosphotransferase — MSNQENEEMLTGGNVSNVYRVGNTVRRELKQDSAKIHKLLKHLEDKGFRYAPRFLGMDEKGREILSFMEGEAGNDPLKEYMWSNDVLKEIAKMLRLYHDAVSDFPLSDEWKPIDNTPDKVEVLCHNDFARYNIIFNHQKPVGIIDFDVVGPGPRLWDIAYTLYTCVPLSRFYLSETGEKVYYDSLQHANPLKQRVRLFFDSYGEKFEDNYLEMVIRRLEGLCKTITRKANEGDIAFQIMIDEGHLEHYQNDIKFISEYGKEWI; from the coding sequence ATGTCAAACCAGGAAAACGAAGAAATGCTAACAGGTGGGAATGTCTCTAACGTTTATCGTGTAGGAAATACTGTACGAAGAGAATTAAAGCAGGACAGCGCAAAAATCCATAAGCTATTAAAGCATTTGGAAGACAAAGGTTTCCGTTATGCACCAAGGTTTTTAGGTATGGATGAAAAAGGAAGAGAAATATTATCATTTATGGAAGGTGAAGCTGGAAATGATCCATTAAAAGAATATATGTGGTCAAATGATGTGTTAAAAGAAATAGCGAAGATGCTCCGTCTTTATCACGATGCTGTGAGTGATTTTCCATTATCCGATGAGTGGAAACCGATAGACAATACTCCGGATAAAGTGGAGGTATTATGCCATAATGACTTCGCTAGATACAACATTATTTTTAATCATCAAAAACCAGTAGGTATTATTGATTTTGATGTTGTAGGACCTGGTCCAAGACTTTGGGATATAGCTTATACTCTTTATACCTGCGTCCCCTTAAGTAGATTTTATCTTTCTGAAACAGGTGAGAAAGTGTATTATGATTCATTACAGCATGCAAACCCTTTAAAGCAAAGAGTTAGATTGTTTTTTGACTCTTACGGTGAGAAATTTGAAGATAATTATTTAGAAATGGTAATACGGCGATTAGAAGGGTTATGTAAAACAATTACAAGAAAGGCCAATGAAGGTGACATTGCATTTCAAATCATGATAGATGAAGGGCATCTTGAACATTATCAAAACGATATTAAGTTTATTAGCGAGTACGGAAAAGAGTGGATTTAG
- a CDS encoding ABC transporter ATP-binding protein, with protein MLETVHLSKSFKGKKAVQDVNLYLDSGESVGLIGPNGAGKSTTISMISTLIKPTDGEIKLNGVNTIHKPGEIRKILGVVPQEIALYQELSAYENLKFFGSIYKMKGKELEKSIHEALEIVGLRERQKDLVKTFSGGMKRRVNIAAALLHRPKILILDEPTVGIDPQSRNHILETVRMLNEKEGTTVLYTSHYMEEVEQLCDRLYIMDDGDIIAAGTKAELLSILSTEDTVNVELNKMDEAFVEQVRTLEGIRKVEATQLQLNIIAKKGSNMISELVHLAEQHHIQIVNFHTETPSLEDVFLHLTGRTLRD; from the coding sequence ATGCTTGAAACTGTTCATTTAAGTAAGTCTTTCAAAGGAAAAAAGGCCGTGCAAGATGTTAATTTATATTTGGATAGTGGCGAATCAGTTGGATTGATCGGACCAAATGGGGCAGGGAAATCAACGACTATTTCTATGATTTCGACTTTAATTAAGCCTACAGACGGTGAAATAAAGCTGAATGGTGTAAACACCATTCATAAGCCAGGAGAAATTAGAAAAATCTTAGGTGTAGTTCCGCAGGAAATAGCACTTTATCAGGAACTTTCCGCTTATGAAAATCTTAAATTTTTTGGTTCCATTTACAAAATGAAAGGAAAAGAACTAGAAAAAAGTATTCATGAAGCTTTAGAAATCGTTGGATTAAGAGAACGTCAAAAAGATTTAGTGAAAACTTTTTCTGGCGGTATGAAGCGTAGGGTGAACATAGCGGCTGCGTTATTACATCGACCGAAGATTTTAATTTTAGACGAACCAACGGTTGGCATTGACCCCCAATCGAGAAATCATATTTTAGAAACAGTACGCATGTTAAACGAGAAAGAAGGAACAACGGTTCTGTACACGAGTCACTATATGGAGGAAGTGGAACAGCTCTGTGACAGGTTGTACATTATGGATGATGGCGACATTATTGCAGCAGGAACAAAAGCAGAGTTACTTAGCATTTTGTCGACAGAGGATACGGTAAACGTGGAGTTAAATAAAATGGATGAAGCTTTTGTCGAGCAGGTAAGAACACTGGAAGGGATTCGTAAGGTGGAGGCGACTCAATTGCAGTTGAACATTATTGCGAAAAAAGGAAGCAATATGATTAGTGAGCTTGTTCATCTTGCCGAACAACACCATATACAAATTGTTAATTTTCATACGGAAACTCCTAGTTTGGAGGATGTATTCCTTCATTTGACTGGTCGAACGTTACGGGATTAA
- a CDS encoding response regulator: MIKVLLAEDQVMVRQGLKAMIETEEEIHVTGEATNGKEAVGLCDKQHFDVAILDIRMPEMDGIEAAKVLRSRFPHMKILMLTTFDDNQYVMEALKLGVNGYMLKNGDTESLIRSIKSALSGGLSLEDQVAAKVMPALLQNKEEVSINPTLTPRERAILKCIGEGLNNKEVAERLGLSVGTVKNQTSHILDKLELRDRTQLAIYAIRHRLV; this comes from the coding sequence TTGATAAAGGTGTTACTAGCAGAAGACCAAGTGATGGTGCGCCAAGGCTTGAAGGCAATGATTGAAACAGAAGAAGAGATTCATGTTACAGGAGAAGCTACCAATGGCAAAGAAGCGGTCGGATTATGTGATAAACAGCATTTCGATGTGGCAATTTTAGATATTCGCATGCCTGAAATGGATGGGATAGAAGCAGCCAAGGTTTTGCGATCACGCTTTCCACATATGAAAATTTTAATGCTTACCACTTTTGATGATAATCAATATGTAATGGAAGCTTTAAAACTAGGTGTTAATGGTTATATGCTGAAAAACGGCGACACAGAATCCCTGATTCGTTCGATTAAAAGTGCCTTAAGTGGTGGGCTCTCCCTGGAGGATCAAGTTGCGGCAAAGGTAATGCCAGCCCTACTCCAAAATAAAGAAGAGGTGTCGATTAATCCGACGTTAACGCCAAGGGAAAGAGCGATTTTGAAGTGCATTGGAGAGGGACTGAATAATAAGGAAGTAGCGGAACGATTAGGGTTATCCGTTGGCACGGTCAAGAATCAAACTAGTCATATATTAGATAAATTGGAATTAAGAGATCGGACCCAATTAGCGATTTATGCGATTCGCCATCGATTGGTCTGA